A stretch of Rhododendron vialii isolate Sample 1 chromosome 4a, ASM3025357v1 DNA encodes these proteins:
- the LOC131323660 gene encoding LOB domain-containing protein 2 produces MQRNAGMPACASCKHQRKKCSEKCVLAPYFPAGKNREFQAVHKLFGVSNVTKMLKSLNDPEDRRRASDTLVWEAFCRERDPVLGPYGEYRKAYEELKLYRSQYGPIQVQAPGSMMYKPAPNMMGWNNNNNNNGISNNNTNQNNSLNYNNSINIQNNDGSSINNGDSTTSFGYSSDHHLMQGLERKRQERELGSVIVLPQQHPMHSHQYYLSALFAFRNSLLEIDFYTLLIDTNTIFSVF; encoded by the exons ATGCAACGGAATGCCGGCATGCCGGCATGCGCATCGTGCAAGCACCAAAGGAAGAAGTGCAGCGAAAAGTGCGTCCTGGCACCCTACTTCCCCGCGGGCAAGAACCGAGAGTTCCAGGCCGTGCACAAATTGTTCGGCGTGAGTAACGTGACGAAGATGCTGAAGAGTCTTAACGATCCGGAAGACAGGAGAAGAGCCAGCGACACGCTCGTCTGGGAAGCTTTTTGTCGCGAAAGAGATCCGGTGCTGGGTCCTTACGGAGAGTATAGGAAAGCGTACGAGGAGCTCAAGTTGTACAGGAGCCAGTACGGACCGATTCAAGTGCAAGCACCAGGGAGCATGATGTACAAACCGGCACCAAATATGATGGGATggaacaataataataataacaatggAATATCTAATAATAATACTAATCAGAATAATTCATTGAACTACAACAATAGTATTAATATTCAGAACAACGACGGCAGTTCCATTAATAATGGAGATTCTACTACGTCGTTTGGTTATTCTTCTGATCATCATCTCATGCAAGGcctagagagaaagagacaagaGAGAGAGCTTGGTTCAGTCATAGTTCTTCCACAACAGCACCCCATGCATAGTCACCAATACTATCTTTCAG CTCTTTTTGCTTTTCGCAATTCtttgttggaaattgatttctacactctcCTAATCGATACGAACACTATTTTTTCCGTCTTTTAG
- the LOC131321728 gene encoding ras-related protein RABA1f has product MGAYRADDDYDYLFKVVLIGDSGVGKSNLLSRFTRNEFSLESKSTIGVEFATRSIHVDDKVVKAQIWDTAGQERYRAITSAYYRGAVGALLVYDVTRHVTFENVERWLKELRDHTDSNIVIMLVGNKADLRHLRAVSTEDAKAFAEKESTFFMETSALESMNVENAFTEVLSQIYRVVSRKALDAGDDQATLPKGQTINVGGKDDVSAIKKVGCCST; this is encoded by the exons ATGGGAGCTTACAGAGCAGACGACGACTACGATTACTTGTTCAAAGTGGTCCTAATCGGCGACTCAGGGGTCGGAAAATCGAACCTTCTCTCTAGATTCACTCGCAACGAGTTCAGCCTCGAGTCCAAGTCCACAATCGGCGTCGAATTCGCCACCCGTAGCATCCACGTCGACGACAAGGTTGTCAAGGCCCAGATTTGGGACACCGCCGGCCAAGAGAG ATATCGTGCAATCACAAGTGCATACTATCGAGGAGCTGTCGGCGCGTTGCTTGTTTATGATGTCACTCGCCATGTCACATTTGAAAATGTAGAGAGATGGTTAAAGGAGCTTCGTGATCATACGGATTCCAACATAGTCATTATGCTCGTCGGAAACAAGGCGGATTTGCGTCATTTACGAGCTGTGTCCACCGAGGATGCCAAGGCATTTGCTGAAAAAGAAAGCACTTTTTTCATGGAGACCTCTGCTCTAGAGTCTATGAATGTCGAAAATGCCTTCACAGAAGTACTAAGTCAGATTTATCGTGTTGTCAGCCGTAAGGCACTTGATGCTGGGGATGATCAGGCAACTCTGCCCAAGGGACAAACCATTAATGTTGGCGGCAAGGATGATGTATCGGCTATCAAGAAAGTTGGATGCTGCTCAACATAG
- the LOC131321725 gene encoding uncharacterized protein LOC131321725: MAGPLLRSLWSTTRKSLSTSTYYYSTKSTATPKPYAYARRAFSSAATAPAPATAPGGALDPSRLRNVAVIAHVDHGKTTLMDRLLRQCGEDIAHERALDSISLERERGITIASKVTSISWKENELNMVDTPGHADFGGEVERVVGMVEGAILVVDAGEGPLAQTKFVLAKALKYGLRPILLLNKVDRPAVSEERCDEVESLVFDLFANLGATEEQLDFPVLYASAKEGWASSTFTKTPSDDAKNMADLLDAIVRHVPPPTASLDAPFQMMVSMMEKDFYLGRILTGRVSSGLIRIGDRVHGLRKTDSGAEKIEEGKVVKLMKKKGTSMVVIDSAGAGDIISMAGLASPSIGHTVANVEVMAALPPVELDPPTISMTFGVNDSPLAGRDGTHLTGGKIGDRLVAEAETNLAINVIPGLQESYEVQGRGELQLGILIENMRREGFELSVSPPKVMYKTENREKLEPIEEVTVEVNEEHVGLVMEALSHRRAEVTDMGPVPGNFGRTRMCLTCPSRGLVGYRSVFSSDTRGTGFMHRAFLTYAKHRGPLGNVRKGVLVSMGRGTITSYALMSLEPRGTLFVIPGMEAYDGMIVGEHSRDTDLDVNPVRAKELTNIRSAGKDDTVRLSPPRLMTLEEAIGYVASDELIEVTPKSIRLRKKYLDANKRKMMRNKPKE; encoded by the exons atggccgGTCCCTTGCTCCGGTCTCTCTGGTCTACCACCAGAAAATCCCTATCcacctccacctactactactCCACTAAATCCACCGCCACTCCCAAACCCTATGCCTATGCCCGCCGCGCCTTCTCGTCCGCCGCGACGGCCCCCGCGCCCGCCACGGCTCCCGGCGGCGCGCTGGACCCCAGCCGCCTCCGCAACGTGGCTGTCATCGCCCACGTCGACCACGGCAAGACCACACTCATGGACCGCCTCCTCCGCCAATGCGGCGAAGACATCGCCCACGAACGCGCCCTCGATTCCATCAGCCTCGAGCGTGAGCGCGGCATCACTATCGCTTCCAAG GTTACGTCTATTTCGTGGAAGGAAAATGAGCTTAACATGGTTGATACACCTGGACATGCTGATTTCGGTGGTGAA GTTGAGCGTGTAGTTGGGATGGTTGAGGGAGCCATTTTGGTTGTAGATGCTGGTGAAGGTCCGCTTGCCCAGACAAAGTTTGTACTTGCTAAAGCCTTAAAATATGGTTTACGTCCTATTCTTCTTCTAAACAAAGTGGACAGACCTGCAG TCTCTGAGGAAAGGTGTGATGAAGTTGAGAGTCTGGTTTTTGATCTTTTTGCGAATCTTGGTGCTACAG AGGAGCAACTAGATTTTCCTGTTCTTTATGCTTCTGCTAAAGAGGGATGGGCTTCGTCGACCTTCACAAAAACCCCTTCGGATGATGCAAAGAATATGGCAGATTTGCTTGATGCAATTGTACGACATGTCCCACCGCCAACAGCAAGCCTTGATGCACCGTTCCAGATGATG GTGTCTATGATGGAAAAGGACTTCTATCTTGGGCGAATATTGACTGGTCGTGTTTCTTCTGGACTTATTCGTATTGGTGACCGAGTACATGGACTTCGAAAAACGGATTCTGGGGCTGAGAAAATTGAAGAAGGAAAG GTGGTGAAATTGATGAAAAAGAAGGGTACAAGCATGGTTGTAATTGATAGTGCAGGAGCTGGAGATATAATATCAATGGCCGGGTTGGCAAGTCCATCAATAGGACATACAGTGGCAAATGTGGAG GTCATGGCTGCTCTGCCCCCCGTTGAGCTGGATCCTCCAACCATTTCAATGACTTTTGGTGTCAATGACTCCCCTTTGGCTGGTCGTGATGGGACCCAT TTGACCGGTGGAAAAATTGGTGATCGCCTAGTGGCTGAAGCAGAAACAAATCTTGCCATTAATGTCATCCCGGGTTTGCAAGAGTCATATGAAGTCCAGGGTAGAGGAGAGCTTCAATTGG GTATCTTAATTGAGAATATGAGGCGTGAAGGATTTGAGCTCTCTGTCTCACCTCCTAAAGTCAT GTATAAAACTGAGAATCGTGAAAAGCTGGAGCCAATTGAAGAAGTGACTGTTGAG GTAAACGAAGAGCATGTGGGGTTAGTTATGGAAGCCTTATCTCACAGACGAGCTGAGGTTACTGACATGGGTCCAGTCCCAGGAAATTTCGGCAGAACCAGAATGTGTTTGACTTGTCCATCCAG GGGGCTGGTTGGTTACAGAAGTGTGTTTAGCAGTGACACCCGTGGCACTGGATTTATGCACCGCGCTTTCCTGA CATATGCCAAACATCGAGGTCCTCTCGGAAATGTCAGGAAAGGAGTATTG GTGTCCATGGGCCGTGGAACGATCACATCTTATGCACTCATGAGTTTAGAACCTCGTGGAACTCTCTTTGTGATCCCCGGGATGGAG GCATATGATGGCATGATAGTGGGTGAACATTCTCGTGATACTGATCTTGAT GTCAACCCAGTTCGCGCTAAGGAGCTTACCAATATTCGGTCTGCTGGAAAGGATGATACTGTGAGGCTATCTCCTCCTCGCCTT ATGACTCTTGAAGAAGCGATCGGATATGTTGCTTCTGATGAACTCATCGAG GTTACGCCAAAATCCATACGGTTAAGGAAGAAATACTTGGACGCGAACAAGCGTAAAATGATGAGGAATAAGCCCAAGGAGTGA
- the LOC131321732 gene encoding rac-like GTP-binding protein RAC2, whose amino-acid sequence MTTARFIKCVTVGDGAVGKTCMLISYTSNTFPTDYVPTVFDNFSANVVVDGSTVNLGLWDTAGQEDYNRLRPLSYRGADVFLLAFSLISKASYENISKKWIPELRHYAPTVPVVLVGTKLDLREDKQYLTNHPGATAITTAQGEELKKMIGAAVYIECSSKTQQNVKGVFDAAIKVVLQPPKQKKRRRRPRPCVFL is encoded by the exons atgacCACTGCAAGATTCATCAAATGTGTTACCGTCGGCGACGGAGCCGTTGGCAAGACGTGCATGCTGATCTCGTACACTAGCAACACCTTCCCCACT GATTATGTGCCTACGGTGTTCGACAATTTCAGTGCTAATGTGGTGGTAGATGGCAGTACGGTTAACCTTGGGCTTTGGGACACGGCAG GCCAGGAGGATTACAACAGGCTGAGGCCTCTGAGTTACAGGGGTGCTGATGTTTTCTTGTTGGCATTTTCTCTCATTAGCAAAGCTAGCTATGAGAATATCTCAAAGAAG TGGATTCCTGAGCTAAGGCATTATGCTCCAACTGTGCCAGTTGTGCTAGTAGGAACCAAACTAG ATTTGCGCGAGGACAAGCAGTATTTGACTAATCACCCCGGAGCAACCGCAATCACTACTGCTCAG ggtgaagaactcaagaagatgATCGGTGCCGCTGTTTATATAGAGTGCAGCTCAAAGACCCAACAG AATGTGAAGGGCGTATTCGATGCTGCGATCAAGGTGGTTCTGCAGCCTCCCAAGCAAAAGAAAAGGCGGCGAAGGCCTAGGCCATGCGTGTTTCTTTAA